CTGCCATCTGGTGGGGAGATGACCCTGATGTAACTTTTACACCTCCTGGGCATTCTTTTTACCTGGCGATGAAAGTGATGGATCAAACTCATCCTGATTTTATACTTGCAACTATGACTTATGCCCGCGTTGGACTGGCTGTGGCAGATGCTTTCATCAATTGCTGGAAATGGAAATATCATTTTTTCTCAGAGCGTCCTAATACTTATATACCGGCGCATATAGACAAGGACTGGGTTTCGTTTTGGCCAGATCCTCCCTTTCCTGCTTTCCCTTCTGGTCATGCTATCAATGCAGGAGCTGCCACTACTATATTACAAGAACTGTATGGTGAGCAGATCACGGTGGTCGATAGCTCCCATGCTGGTCGTCATAGGGATGAAGTGAGGAACGTGGATTTTGTCCCTCAGTCTTTTACATCCTTGTCTCAGCTTGCCCGGGCGGTAGCAGATTCTAGGTTTTATGGAGGCATCCATACGCATCAGGACAATGATATTGGATTGCAGGAAGGTGCTCGAATAGCTCAAAACATAATAGCACTAAAGTGGAAGAAAGCACAATGAGGCGGGTTTATTTATTCTTGATTACAACTCTGATCAATTTCTCTCTGACACAGGCACAAAAACCTTTCACGGATGTGACCCACCAGGCAGGTATCGATCATCAGTTTAAAGTATACGAAGGTATGTTTGGTGGTGGAGCTTGTGTATTGGATGTTAATCATGACGATTGGGAAGATGTCTATCTCACGAGTGGTATGAATAATGATGCATTATATCTCAATCAGCGGGATGGGACCTTTAAAAATATATTCGAACAATCCGGGTTGACTCTGACCAAACATTTTGTCACCCAGGGTGTGGTCAGTGCAGATTTTGACAAAGATGGCTGGGAAGATTTATTCATCACGACCATTACTTCCAGGGACAGTGTCAAACAGATCCCCCGTGCCATCAACCTATTATTTTTGAACAATCACGATGGTACTTTTAGAGACGCTACCTCCGCATTCAGATTGGATAAAATGAATTCATTCTCTACCGGAGCCAGTGTGAGCGATATCAATCAGGATGGCTATCCGGATATGTATATTGGAAATTATTTTCATGAATACCAGGGTGAACTCAGCACCATCAGTGATGCCACCATCGTCAATGCCAATCAGACGGCCAGGGGATACTTGTTGCTCAACCACAAAGGCAAATACTTTTCAAATGTATATGATCAATACGGTATGCATCACAAAGGATTTGGGTTTGGAGGAATATTTACAGATTATGACAATGATGGTGACCAGGACCTTTTTATCAACCAGGATTTTGGATATAAAGCCATACCCGATTATTTATACCAGAATCAATATCCACAAAAAAAATTCGTCGATGTAAGCGATACGACTCATATGGATCTCAAGATCAATTCCATGGGTACCGCCGTAGGCGATTATGACAACGATGGGGATATGGATTATTATGTGACCAATATCCGATTCAATTATTTTATGGTCAATCATATCAACGAAGGACTGCCTTTTATCAACAAATTGACTGATTTTGGGATGAATTTTGTTTCGATCAGTTGGGGAGCAAACTTCGCCGATTTTGATCAGGACGGTGACCTGGATCTTTATGTAGCCAACGGTGACCTCAATCCTAATTGTGTGCCAATGGCTGACTTTTATTTTAAAAATGATATCAATGCAGGAGGAAGATTTGCTGATATTGCAGGACTCGTGGGTCTCAACGATTATGGTATTGGCAGAGGCTCCGTCACCTTTGACTATGATCATGATGGCGATCTGGATATTCTGGTGATCAATCAAAAACCAGTATTGGACTATCCGGTCAATTCAAACACCCACCTTTATCGCAATGACTCCACTCAAGGCAATTGGTTTCAGATAAAATTGCATGGTACCCAATCTGAGACCAGCGGCATCGGCTCCCGGGTAGAGATCGTAGCTGGTCACCAAAGAATGATCCGTGAGGTGGATGGAGGTAGTTCCAGCCATTTATCCCAAAATTCCACGATCGTCCATTTTGGATTGGGTACTGCTGCGATCGTCGATTCTGTGATCGTCATTTGGAACAAACACCATCGACAAGTGTTGGCCAACCAAAAGGCCAATCAAATGATAACCATAGAGGAAGCCGTTATTGACCATGCTTCTTACCCACAGTCTTGGCTTTTATTGATCGGTTTACTGGCTATCGCTTTGATTTATTTTGTGATAAGGAAAATCACTAAATAAATAGTACGATTGGAGGGTGGTAAGAACAATCTTGGATTCAAGATAAGATCCTATTTATTTGAGGTAACTGACTATTAAACGTTTTGTTGTATTGTGTGTGCCCTGCCTTTTTTTTCTTAATTCCAAAGCTTACTCCAATCCACCCTGATGCGGTAATTCTGGGTTAATTCAATTTCAGAATTTGTTCCATCACCAGGGAGTGCTAAGGTATATTTTCCATTCTTATTTAAGACATAGACTTCAACTTCATGCGAGTCTATATCTACGATTACATAATATTGTATTCCAAAGTTTTGGTAAATGTAAAACTTATTATTTCTGTCTTTTAAAGCAGTGGCGGGGGAGAGGACTTCAATCACTAAATTTGGAGGAAAATCAAGATAGGGTTTACTGATTTCATTGCAAACAATTAATAAATCGGGCTGAACAATGGTGTCTTCTTCTACCTTGACATCAATAAAATCATACACAGTGCAATCCAAACATGCAGCTACATCCAGTGCATTTAAAAAAGTCTGGTGCAATTTGGCCACGATTCGCTGATGTTTTGGCGCAGGCGTAGGGCTCATGGCATAAGGAATGCCTTCTAATAACTCCCATCGTCCCTCCCACTTGCGATATTCATCATAGGTATAGTGGGGTAGCACTTTTATAGAATTTGACATGGTTCCAAAGATAGGGTAATTTGAATGTTTTAGGGTTTCCTGGTTTATCGAAGCAAAAAAGCCGGCATAACTAATTTTGTTCTAGCCGGCTTTTGTTATAAACCCCAAAATTACTACAACATTGATTTCTGCTCTTCATACCTGGACTTAGGCAGCGAAGTTTCGCTCAAGGCAGTCATACCACCTTTAATATTGACGATTTGTTCGTACCCTCTCACTTTGAGGATAGAAGCAGTGATTGCAGATCGATATCCTCCGGCACAATACATATAGTAAGTTTTCTTTCGGTCAAGCATACTCATATTGTGATTGATGAAATCCAGTGGAAAGTTTTCTGCACCCAGGATATGCTGTGCATTATATTCGGATTCTTTTCTCACATCAAGCAGGTGGAGTGTTTTATCCTGTTGATACAATCGCGCGAATTCTTCTGAGCTCAGCTCCCGAAGTTGATCTACCGGATATCCTTCCTTTATCCAGGATTGTAGACCACCCTTGAGGTATCCAATTGAATTGTCATACCCTACTCTGGCTAGTCGGGTGACCGTCTCTTCTTCTCTCCCTTCGTCAGTGACCAGGAGAATAGGTTTTTTCATATCAGTAATCAAAGTACCCACCCATGGGGCGAATTGACTATCAAGTCCGATGAATAATGATCCAGGTAGAAAAGAGGCAGCAAAATCTTCTTTACTACGGGTATCAATGACCAGCGCTTCTGTGGTCTCCCAGACTAATTGAAATTCTTTTGCGGTGAGCGGGGTAGTACCTTTCTTGATGATTTCATCTATGCTTTTGATGCCACCTTGTAAGTTCATCAATACATTCGAAGGGAAATATTGCGGTGGTTCTATCAATCCTTCTGTAACTTCCTGAATAAATTCATCTTTGGTCATATCAGCTCTCAGAGCATAATTAAACTTTTTCTGATGGCCAAGGGTGTCGATCGTTTCGTCTGACATTTTTTTGCCACAGGCACTGCCGGCCCCATGCCCCGGATATACGATGACATGATCAGCCAAAGGCATGATTTTATCACGTAGCGAATCATATAAATGTCCTGCCAATATCTGAGGTGTGACATCTGCATTTAATTTCTGTACCAAATCGGGTCGACCTACATCTCCAATAAATAAGGTATCGCCGGAAAAGATTGCATAGTCCTTTTCCTGTTCATCTCTTAATAAATAGGTCGAAGATTCCATCGTATGGCCTGGAGTATGCAATACTTTGATCGTAACTTTGCCCAATTTGAGGATCTCTCCATCAGTAGCTACATGCACAGGATAGGACGGCGCAGCGGTAGGGCCGAATACGATGGCCGCTCCGGTCTTTGCAGACAGATCCTGATGACCGCTCACAAAATCTGCATGAAAATGTGTCTCCAGTATGTATTTAATTTTTGCGCCGTCCTGTTGCGCTCTTTCTATATAAGGCTGGGTCTCTCTGAGTGGATCTATGATGGCTACTTCGCCCTCACTTTCAATATAATAAGCTGCCTCTGCCAGGCATCCTGTATAAATTTGATCAATTTTCATTTTATTAAATTTTTGAATAGTTAAACCATTATAATATCATCCTGACTGACTCATCAATCAGCTGCAATTGGATATATATCCTGCACCTTAATAGTATATTCTATCAAAACTCAGGGGCAGCGGCTTCGACATCTGTTTTTATTCATTTAAACATTTTAAGACACAGCAAAACTATTGGTCGATTGGATTTATTTGGGCAATTTTGATCACTGGGCGTCATGATTTTAGTCAGTATCTTAATTATTCACCTGCATTTTTTTTCATTTATTATTGGTCAAGTCTGATCTGGTGTTGAAACTAAACAACAAGCTTTTTTCATTTGTAAAATTGAACCAAAATTATTCCTGTCTTGAAAACAACTGAAGCAGAAAGTGACCCATATTCTTTTTGAAAATATTTGACACTAGTCGGATTATCAGAATGATATATATTTAATTATTTTGCATTTTTTAACTGGCAAGAATATGCTA
The window above is part of the Saprospiraceae bacterium genome. Proteins encoded here:
- a CDS encoding CRTAC1 family protein, coding for MRRVYLFLITTLINFSLTQAQKPFTDVTHQAGIDHQFKVYEGMFGGGACVLDVNHDDWEDVYLTSGMNNDALYLNQRDGTFKNIFEQSGLTLTKHFVTQGVVSADFDKDGWEDLFITTITSRDSVKQIPRAINLLFLNNHDGTFRDATSAFRLDKMNSFSTGASVSDINQDGYPDMYIGNYFHEYQGELSTISDATIVNANQTARGYLLLNHKGKYFSNVYDQYGMHHKGFGFGGIFTDYDNDGDQDLFINQDFGYKAIPDYLYQNQYPQKKFVDVSDTTHMDLKINSMGTAVGDYDNDGDMDYYVTNIRFNYFMVNHINEGLPFINKLTDFGMNFVSISWGANFADFDQDGDLDLYVANGDLNPNCVPMADFYFKNDINAGGRFADIAGLVGLNDYGIGRGSVTFDYDHDGDLDILVINQKPVLDYPVNSNTHLYRNDSTQGNWFQIKLHGTQSETSGIGSRVEIVAGHQRMIREVDGGSSSHLSQNSTIVHFGLGTAAIVDSVIVIWNKHHRQVLANQKANQMITIEEAVIDHASYPQSWLLLIGLLAIALIYFVIRKITK
- a CDS encoding MBL fold metallo-hydrolase, yielding MKIDQIYTGCLAEAAYYIESEGEVAIIDPLRETQPYIERAQQDGAKIKYILETHFHADFVSGHQDLSAKTGAAIVFGPTAAPSYPVHVATDGEILKLGKVTIKVLHTPGHTMESSTYLLRDEQEKDYAIFSGDTLFIGDVGRPDLVQKLNADVTPQILAGHLYDSLRDKIMPLADHVIVYPGHGAGSACGKKMSDETIDTLGHQKKFNYALRADMTKDEFIQEVTEGLIEPPQYFPSNVLMNLQGGIKSIDEIIKKGTTPLTAKEFQLVWETTEALVIDTRSKEDFAASFLPGSLFIGLDSQFAPWVGTLITDMKKPILLVTDEGREEETVTRLARVGYDNSIGYLKGGLQSWIKEGYPVDQLRELSSEEFARLYQQDKTLHLLDVRKESEYNAQHILGAENFPLDFINHNMSMLDRKKTYYMYCAGGYRSAITASILKVRGYEQIVNIKGGMTALSETSLPKSRYEEQKSML
- a CDS encoding Uma2 family endonuclease, with the protein product MSNSIKVLPHYTYDEYRKWEGRWELLEGIPYAMSPTPAPKHQRIVAKLHQTFLNALDVAACLDCTVYDFIDVKVEEDTIVQPDLLIVCNEISKPYLDFPPNLVIEVLSPATALKDRNNKFYIYQNFGIQYYVIVDIDSHEVEVYVLNKNGKYTLALPGDGTNSEIELTQNYRIRVDWSKLWN